Proteins encoded within one genomic window of Streptomyces kaniharaensis:
- a CDS encoding error-prone DNA polymerase, with protein MGFTSHPTVPWSELHRRLTSSGTGTSAGAVPDTVVPLHRSAGDSRRARDEDAPRPAPVDGAGEPWAELHVHSAFSFLDGASDPEDLVAEAVLLGVETLAITDHDGLYGAVRLAEAARGTGLATAFGAELTIRHTPDEIEHLLILARDPEGYRRLSAAIAAAQLAGGAKGRPAYDVEALAEAHGGHWAVLTGCRLGRVPAALHKAALHKAVLHKAALHGTTPLEAVPPKAAPHNITPPKAAPHKEADPEYQLRTLVEAFGRENVHVELIDQWLPGDDRRNDALAALAARLGLPTIASTNAHHAGPAQGRLAQSLAALHDRRTLQDAAGWTQAAGTAHLRSGREMAARLARFPGVQRATAELGRACAFDFTTLDPELPGFPVPEGHTEISHLRALVAAGGPARFGPGNAAARRQLARELDVIEDLDLAGYFLIVHDIVDFCRREDIWCQGRGSAANSAVCYALGITAVDPIHYRLLFERFLSTARDGPPDIDLDIENRRREEVIQYVYRRYGREHAAQVANVITYRPRLAIRDAARVLGYPQGQVDAFSRQADFRSAPGADAVIPADVLSLATQLHGLPRHLGIHSGGMVLTREPIGEICPTEWARMPGRSVLQWDKESTAGAGLVKIDLLGLGMLAALHDTCDLVAEHHGLRYDLASIPDDDPGVYAMLRRADTVGVFQVESRAQMATLPRLRPDHFYDLVVEVALIRPGPIQGGSVHPYLRRRAGVEAAGCPHPLMENALGKTLGVPLFQEQMMQLAIDCAGFTPAEADRLRQAMGAKRSHERVARLRERLLSGMAERGIPEEVAEDVYGKIEAFSNYGFPESHAISFAYLVYASAWLKYHFPAAFTCALLANQPMGFYSPLSLVSDARRHGVRVRGVDVNASGARPTLEPYRGPTPEPPLTAGRPQPAIRLGLETVRGIGTPQAEAIVAGQPYTDLEDFARRTGRPAPVLEALATADAFGCFGLTRRQALWSAGAFAGISAELLPGTTPGTEAPELPGMSPVEETIADLWSTGTSATSHPLQHLRAHLERGGALSAAQLPDVPPGTAVVVGGLVTHRQRPPTAGGVLFLSLEDETGLINVICNRPVWESQRRTALDRAGLLVHGHIERDRGATNLIATRLTPLRIGL; from the coding sequence ATGGGCTTCACCAGTCACCCCACCGTCCCCTGGAGCGAGCTGCACCGCCGCTTGACCAGTAGCGGCACCGGTACCAGTGCCGGTGCCGTACCGGACACCGTCGTACCGCTGCACCGCTCCGCCGGGGACAGCCGCCGCGCCCGGGACGAGGACGCCCCGCGCCCGGCCCCGGTGGACGGCGCCGGCGAGCCCTGGGCCGAGCTGCACGTCCACTCCGCCTTCAGCTTCCTCGACGGCGCCAGCGACCCGGAGGACCTGGTCGCCGAGGCGGTCCTGCTGGGCGTCGAGACGCTGGCGATCACCGACCACGACGGCCTCTACGGCGCGGTCCGGCTCGCCGAGGCGGCCCGGGGGACGGGCCTCGCCACCGCGTTCGGCGCCGAGCTGACGATTCGTCACACTCCGGACGAGATCGAACACCTGCTGATCCTCGCTCGCGACCCCGAGGGCTACCGCAGACTCTCCGCCGCGATCGCCGCCGCCCAACTGGCCGGCGGCGCGAAGGGGCGTCCGGCGTACGACGTCGAGGCGCTGGCCGAGGCGCACGGCGGCCACTGGGCGGTGCTCACCGGCTGCCGCCTCGGCCGCGTCCCCGCCGCCCTGCACAAAGCTGCTTTGCACAAAGCCGTCCTGCACAAAGCCGCCCTGCATGGAACCACCCCACTCGAAGCCGTACCGCCCAAAGCCGCCCCGCACAACATCACCCCGCCCAAAGCCGCCCCGCACAAAGAGGCCGACCCCGAGTACCAACTCCGCACCCTCGTCGAGGCGTTCGGCCGTGAGAACGTCCACGTCGAGCTGATCGACCAGTGGCTCCCCGGCGACGACCGGCGCAACGACGCCCTCGCCGCGCTCGCCGCCCGGCTCGGGCTCCCCACCATCGCCTCCACCAACGCCCACCACGCGGGCCCGGCCCAGGGTCGCCTCGCGCAGAGCCTCGCCGCGCTGCACGACCGCCGCACCCTCCAGGACGCGGCGGGCTGGACGCAGGCGGCCGGCACCGCGCACCTGCGCTCGGGCCGCGAGATGGCCGCCCGGCTGGCCCGCTTCCCGGGCGTGCAGCGGGCCACCGCCGAACTCGGCCGGGCCTGTGCCTTCGACTTCACCACGCTGGACCCGGAACTCCCCGGCTTCCCCGTCCCGGAGGGCCACACCGAGATCAGCCATCTGCGCGCGCTGGTGGCGGCCGGCGGCCCGGCCCGGTTCGGGCCCGGCAACGCGGCCGCCCGGCGCCAGCTCGCCAGGGAGCTGGACGTCATCGAGGACCTCGACCTGGCCGGCTACTTCCTGATCGTGCACGACATCGTCGACTTCTGCCGCCGCGAGGACATCTGGTGCCAGGGCCGCGGCTCGGCCGCCAACTCGGCGGTCTGCTACGCCCTCGGGATCACCGCCGTCGACCCGATCCACTACAGGCTGCTCTTCGAGCGCTTCCTCTCCACCGCCCGGGACGGCCCGCCCGACATCGACCTGGACATCGAGAACCGCCGCCGCGAGGAGGTCATCCAGTACGTCTACCGCCGTTACGGCCGCGAGCACGCCGCCCAGGTCGCCAACGTGATCACCTACCGGCCCCGGCTGGCGATCCGCGACGCCGCCCGGGTGCTGGGCTACCCGCAGGGGCAGGTGGACGCGTTCAGCCGGCAGGCCGACTTCCGCTCCGCGCCCGGCGCGGACGCCGTCATCCCCGCCGACGTGCTCTCGCTCGCCACCCAACTCCACGGTCTGCCGCGCCACCTGGGCATCCATTCGGGCGGCATGGTGCTCACCAGGGAGCCGATCGGCGAGATCTGCCCGACCGAATGGGCCCGGATGCCCGGGCGCTCCGTCCTGCAGTGGGACAAGGAGTCGACGGCCGGCGCCGGGCTGGTGAAGATCGATCTGCTCGGCCTCGGCATGCTCGCCGCGCTGCACGACACCTGCGACCTGGTCGCCGAACACCACGGCCTGCGCTACGACCTGGCGTCCATTCCGGACGACGACCCGGGCGTCTACGCGATGCTGCGGCGGGCCGACACCGTCGGCGTGTTCCAGGTCGAGTCGCGGGCGCAGATGGCGACGCTGCCCCGGCTCAGGCCGGACCACTTCTACGACCTGGTGGTCGAGGTCGCGCTGATCCGGCCCGGCCCGATCCAGGGCGGCTCCGTCCACCCGTACCTGCGTCGCCGGGCCGGCGTCGAGGCGGCCGGCTGCCCGCACCCGTTGATGGAGAACGCGCTCGGCAAGACCCTCGGGGTGCCGCTGTTCCAGGAGCAGATGATGCAACTCGCCATCGACTGCGCCGGGTTCACGCCCGCCGAGGCCGACCGGCTGCGGCAGGCGATGGGCGCCAAACGCTCCCACGAGCGGGTCGCCCGGCTGCGCGAGCGCCTGCTGAGCGGGATGGCCGAGCGCGGTATCCCCGAGGAGGTCGCCGAGGACGTCTACGGCAAGATCGAGGCGTTCTCCAACTACGGCTTCCCGGAGAGCCACGCGATCAGCTTCGCCTATCTGGTGTACGCGAGCGCCTGGCTCAAGTACCACTTCCCGGCGGCCTTCACCTGCGCGCTGCTGGCCAACCAGCCGATGGGCTTCTACTCGCCGCTCAGCCTGGTCTCGGACGCCCGCCGGCACGGCGTCCGGGTACGCGGGGTGGACGTCAACGCCAGCGGGGCGCGGCCCACCCTGGAGCCGTACCGGGGCCCGACGCCGGAGCCGCCGCTCACCGCGGGCCGCCCGCAGCCGGCGATCCGGCTCGGGCTGGAGACGGTACGCGGCATCGGTACCCCGCAGGCCGAGGCGATCGTGGCCGGGCAGCCGTACACCGACCTGGAGGACTTCGCCCGCCGGACCGGCCGGCCCGCGCCCGTCCTGGAGGCACTGGCGACGGCCGATGCCTTCGGCTGCTTCGGCCTGACGAGACGTCAGGCCCTCTGGTCCGCCGGGGCGTTCGCAGGGATCTCGGCCGAGCTTCTCCCCGGCACCACGCCCGGCACCGAGGCGCCGGAGCTGCCCGGCATGAGCCCGGTCGAGGAGACCATCGCCGACCTGTGGTCCACCGGCACCTCCGCCACCAGCCACCCGCTCCAGCACCTGCGCGCCCACCTGGAACGCGGCGGCGCCCTCTCCGCGGCCCAACTCCCGGACGTCCCACCGGGAACGGCGGTGGTGGTCGGCGGCCTGGTCACCCACCGGCAGCGGCCGCCGACGGCCGGCGGGGTGCTGTTCCTCAGCCTGGAGGACGAGACCGGCCTGATCAACGTGATCTGCAACCGCCCGGTCTGGGAGTCCCAGCGCCGCACCGCCCTCGACCGGGCCGGTCTGCTCGTCCACGGCCACATCGAACGCGACCGCGGCGCCACCAACCTGATCGCCACCCGGCTCACCCCGCTGCGGATCGGGCTCTGA
- a CDS encoding DNA polymerase Y family protein produces the protein MADGGTPRVLVVWCPDWPVVAVTGDDPVAVTEGGRILACSAGARAAGVRQGQRLKLAQRLCPALELRDRDPEAETRRFEPVVAAVAAFTPRVEVIRPGLCAIAVKGPGRYFGGEEALASKVRTAVAAALAQEPVPDAVPGEAAVPAVPAVPGEAAMPAVPAEATVPHAQVGVADGLFAAVLAARAGVLVPAGRTAEFLAPYPVSTLGDEALAELLGQLGLPTVGAFAALPPEAVADRFGPAGTLAHRLARGLQPRPLVPRAEGPDLAVEQRFDPPEPLAEPLVFVARTLAERLHQRLAGAGLTCQRVAVEVACADGRAASRLWRHEGRLSATALAERVRWQLQAWQGAGTFTVTHEGPDAGFTLLRLAPDGLSPDEGRQLALWGQAVADDRVERAVARVQAVLGLAGLRRIEPAGGRGPAEQAVRVPWGEPYEAAAPADAPWPGRLRDVWPAVVLRDPAPVRVLDEAGQPVTVNGRAGVSARPALVVVRGREERVDGWTGPWPAVEYWWDQSLARRRARFQVVVGGDRALLLTVEGGAWYLEAGYD, from the coding sequence ATGGCGGACGGCGGCACGCCACGTGTGCTGGTGGTCTGGTGTCCGGACTGGCCGGTGGTGGCCGTCACGGGCGACGACCCGGTGGCGGTGACCGAGGGCGGGCGGATCCTCGCCTGCTCGGCGGGCGCCCGGGCAGCCGGGGTGCGGCAGGGGCAGCGGCTCAAGCTGGCGCAGCGGCTCTGCCCGGCGCTGGAGCTGCGCGACCGGGATCCGGAGGCGGAGACGCGCCGGTTCGAGCCGGTGGTCGCGGCGGTGGCGGCGTTCACGCCCCGGGTGGAGGTGATCCGCCCGGGCCTGTGCGCCATTGCGGTGAAGGGCCCGGGCCGCTACTTCGGCGGCGAGGAGGCGCTGGCGTCGAAGGTCCGGACGGCGGTGGCGGCGGCCCTGGCCCAGGAGCCGGTCCCGGACGCCGTCCCGGGCGAGGCCGCCGTACCCGCTGTACCCGCCGTCCCGGGCGAGGCCGCCATGCCCGCCGTACCCGCCGAGGCCACCGTCCCCCACGCCCAGGTCGGCGTCGCCGACGGCCTGTTCGCCGCGGTGCTGGCCGCCCGGGCCGGAGTGCTGGTGCCGGCCGGGCGGACGGCGGAGTTCCTGGCGCCGTACCCGGTGAGCACGCTCGGGGACGAGGCGCTGGCGGAGCTGCTGGGGCAGCTCGGCCTGCCGACCGTCGGAGCGTTCGCCGCGCTGCCGCCGGAGGCGGTCGCCGACCGGTTCGGCCCGGCCGGGACGCTCGCGCACCGGCTGGCCCGCGGGCTGCAGCCGCGCCCGCTGGTGCCGCGCGCGGAGGGCCCGGACCTCGCCGTCGAGCAGCGCTTCGACCCGCCCGAGCCGCTGGCAGAGCCGCTGGTGTTCGTCGCCCGCACGCTGGCCGAGCGGCTGCACCAGCGGTTGGCCGGAGCGGGGCTGACCTGCCAGCGGGTGGCCGTGGAGGTGGCGTGCGCGGACGGCCGGGCGGCGTCGCGGCTGTGGCGGCACGAGGGACGGCTGTCGGCGACGGCGCTGGCCGAGCGGGTGCGCTGGCAGCTCCAGGCGTGGCAGGGCGCGGGCACCTTCACCGTCACCCACGAGGGCCCCGACGCCGGCTTCACCCTGCTCCGCCTGGCCCCCGACGGCCTGTCCCCGGACGAGGGCCGGCAGCTGGCGCTGTGGGGGCAGGCGGTCGCGGACGACCGGGTGGAGCGCGCGGTGGCCCGGGTGCAGGCGGTGCTCGGGCTTGCCGGGCTGCGCCGGATCGAGCCGGCCGGCGGGCGCGGCCCGGCCGAGCAGGCGGTCCGAGTGCCGTGGGGCGAGCCGTACGAGGCGGCGGCGCCGGCCGACGCGCCCTGGCCGGGGCGGCTGCGGGACGTGTGGCCGGCCGTGGTGCTGCGGGACCCGGCGCCGGTCCGGGTGCTGGACGAGGCCGGGCAGCCGGTCACGGTGAACGGCCGGGCGGGGGTGTCGGCCCGGCCGGCGCTGGTCGTGGTGCGGGGGCGGGAGGAGCGGGTGGACGGCTGGACCGGGCCCTGGCCGGCGGTCGAGTACTGGTGGGACCAGTCGCTCGCCCGCCGCCGGGCGCGGTTCCAGGTCGTGGTGGGCGGCGACCGGGCGCTGCTGCTCACCGTGGAGGGGGGTGCGTGGTACCTGGAGGCCGGCTACGACTAG
- a CDS encoding SUKH-4 family immunity protein: MGFGRVAAGELPAEVVHARSREFLVREGLPPAGAFLDFGRLGAGPLEPLDRLDPLHGIPEAGRLFVLGETEYCAHFASSGNPVLLDGVTGEVFLAKVVGGQLERDVLASDLPALAGLVREVEAVAEAARQGDARGGRRGPAVVAEVMAAADRHLRELDPKLFGQSDVPPAHWGTALLVRALGWGALPGGPDGPAYEIGPELVAEIATLTDEGLVHRYRPEELPPGLVHEPTRRLLTEIGLPLGGAMFGVSEEPLVTMAEAYPEYFDGEEERPYQRDFLALGHWPTDLTIALDGVTGRLELPDWYDDGEPEAYLNRDLSALLYALWTYERLRAEWEHWDYGVGRSTWAVFDPQSLLSAAVDGVVEAVDPEAFATPGRSWRLLAEDAHMGGLLG, encoded by the coding sequence GTGGGGTTCGGGCGGGTGGCGGCCGGGGAGCTGCCGGCAGAGGTGGTGCACGCGCGGAGCCGGGAGTTCCTGGTACGGGAGGGGCTGCCACCGGCGGGGGCGTTCCTGGACTTCGGGCGGCTGGGGGCCGGGCCGTTGGAGCCGCTGGACCGGCTGGATCCGCTGCACGGCATACCGGAGGCCGGGCGGCTGTTCGTGCTGGGTGAGACGGAGTACTGCGCGCATTTCGCGAGCTCCGGCAATCCGGTGCTGCTGGACGGCGTGACCGGCGAGGTGTTCCTGGCGAAGGTGGTCGGCGGGCAGCTGGAGCGGGACGTGCTGGCCTCGGATCTGCCCGCGCTGGCCGGGCTGGTGCGGGAGGTCGAGGCGGTGGCCGAGGCGGCCCGGCAGGGAGACGCGCGGGGTGGGCGGCGTGGGCCGGCCGTGGTCGCCGAGGTGATGGCGGCGGCCGATCGGCACTTGCGGGAGCTGGACCCGAAGCTGTTCGGGCAGTCCGACGTGCCGCCCGCGCACTGGGGGACGGCGCTGCTGGTGCGGGCATTGGGCTGGGGTGCGCTGCCGGGTGGTCCGGACGGCCCCGCGTACGAGATCGGCCCGGAGCTGGTGGCGGAGATCGCGACGCTGACGGACGAGGGCCTGGTGCACCGCTACCGGCCGGAGGAGCTGCCACCGGGGCTGGTGCACGAGCCGACGCGGCGGCTGCTGACCGAGATCGGCCTGCCGCTGGGCGGAGCGATGTTCGGGGTGTCGGAGGAGCCGCTGGTGACCATGGCGGAGGCGTATCCGGAGTACTTCGACGGCGAGGAGGAGCGCCCGTACCAGCGGGACTTCCTGGCGCTCGGGCACTGGCCGACGGATCTGACAATCGCCCTGGACGGGGTGACGGGCCGGCTGGAGCTGCCGGACTGGTACGACGACGGCGAGCCGGAGGCCTACCTCAACCGTGACCTGTCGGCCCTGCTCTACGCGCTGTGGACGTACGAGCGGCTGCGTGCCGAGTGGGAGCACTGGGACTACGGGGTCGGCCGCTCCACCTGGGCCGTGTTCGACCCGCAGTCGCTGCTGAGCGCCGCGGTGGACGGGGTGGTGGAGGCCGTCGACCCGGAGGCGTTCGCCACGCCCGGGCGGTCGTGGCGGCTGCTCGCGGAGGACGCGCACATGGGCGGCCTGCTGGGGTGA
- a CDS encoding DUF2332 domain-containing protein, giving the protein MHSDTGELYRRFAEREARGNSAIYQELAERVAGDGELRAPVDDLPAAKRQPNLLFGAVRYLGGPVTEGYPTFRAWVSAHWDEISATMLARRTQTNEAGRCATLLPLLAALPGPLALIEVGASAGLFPHPDRYRYRYVTEAAGPVAPVAEFGAEAGSVTLECTVSGPVPLPPVLRERLPEVVWRAGIDLNPLDVRAEDDVRRLEALVWPEQTHRLDRLRGAVRIARAEPPELVRGDLNAAVRELVARVPAGATPVVFHSAVLAYLPPAEREEFAATMRDLPGHWISNEAILVLPAAERRLPRPAPARSGLFTLALDERPVAFTGPHGQLLDWFGESGA; this is encoded by the coding sequence ATGCACAGCGATACGGGGGAGCTCTACCGGAGGTTCGCGGAGCGGGAAGCCCGCGGCAACTCGGCGATCTATCAGGAGCTGGCCGAACGCGTCGCCGGGGACGGGGAGTTGCGCGCGCCCGTGGACGATCTGCCGGCCGCCAAGCGGCAGCCGAACCTGCTGTTCGGCGCGGTCCGCTACCTGGGCGGGCCGGTGACCGAGGGCTATCCGACCTTCCGAGCGTGGGTGTCGGCGCACTGGGATGAGATCTCGGCGACCATGCTGGCGCGGCGGACGCAGACCAACGAGGCCGGCCGGTGCGCCACCCTGCTGCCGCTGCTGGCAGCGCTGCCGGGGCCGCTCGCGCTGATCGAGGTGGGCGCCTCGGCGGGGCTCTTCCCGCACCCGGACCGGTATAGGTACCGGTACGTGACGGAGGCTGCGGGGCCGGTGGCTCCGGTGGCCGAGTTCGGCGCCGAGGCGGGCTCGGTCACGCTGGAGTGCACGGTGAGCGGGCCGGTGCCGCTCCCGCCGGTGCTGCGGGAGCGGCTGCCCGAGGTGGTGTGGCGGGCCGGCATCGACCTCAACCCGCTGGACGTCCGCGCCGAGGACGACGTGCGCCGGCTGGAGGCGCTGGTCTGGCCCGAGCAGACCCACCGGCTGGACCGGCTGCGCGGCGCCGTCCGGATCGCCCGGGCCGAGCCGCCCGAGCTGGTGCGCGGCGATCTCAACGCGGCGGTACGGGAGTTGGTGGCGCGCGTGCCCGCCGGAGCGACCCCGGTGGTGTTCCACAGCGCGGTGCTCGCCTACCTACCGCCGGCAGAACGGGAGGAGTTCGCGGCGACGATGCGCGACCTGCCCGGGCACTGGATCTCCAACGAGGCGATCCTGGTGCTCCCTGCCGCCGAACGGCGGCTCCCCCGGCCGGCGCCCGCCCGGTCCGGGCTGTTCACACTCGCCCTGGACGAACGGCCGGTGGCGTTCACCGGGCCGCACGGCCAGTTGCTGGACTGGTTCGGCGAGTCGGGGGCGTAG
- a CDS encoding MerR family transcriptional regulator: MAWPIAEVARMSGVTARTLRHYDEIGLLPPAWIGSNGHRYYEERQLLQLQQILVLRALGVGLPEIARILGDQVDELEALRSHHDRLLAERDRLDALAATVSRTIAELEQSRKDGTPMTSINRPENLFEGIQHTDVEDSLRDFPEHAEAALRATAAMSQAEVEAGQRERTTQMIRLAELMTAGHPADAEPVQRRIDTEYRALTALRPVSVEEYRAIARAVVENAQWRAAYEAIAPGLAAYQRAAMEAYAVARLS; this comes from the coding sequence ATGGCCTGGCCGATCGCAGAGGTCGCCCGGATGTCGGGTGTGACCGCCCGGACGCTGCGGCACTACGACGAGATCGGGCTGCTGCCACCGGCGTGGATCGGCTCCAACGGCCACCGCTACTACGAGGAGCGGCAGTTGCTGCAGCTGCAGCAGATCCTCGTGCTGCGGGCACTGGGCGTGGGGTTGCCCGAGATCGCCCGGATCCTGGGCGATCAGGTGGACGAACTGGAGGCCCTGCGGAGCCACCACGACCGGCTGCTCGCCGAACGCGACCGGCTGGACGCCCTGGCCGCCACCGTCTCCCGCACGATCGCCGAACTGGAACAGTCCAGGAAGGACGGCACGCCCATGACCAGCATCAACCGCCCGGAGAACCTGTTCGAGGGCATCCAGCACACCGACGTCGAGGACAGCCTGCGCGACTTCCCCGAGCACGCCGAGGCGGCCCTGCGGGCGACCGCCGCGATGAGCCAGGCCGAGGTCGAGGCCGGACAGCGCGAGCGGACCACCCAGATGATCAGGCTGGCGGAGCTCATGACGGCCGGTCACCCGGCGGACGCCGAGCCGGTACAGCGCAGGATCGACACCGAGTACCGGGCACTCACGGCCCTCCGCCCGGTCTCCGTCGAGGAGTACCGCGCGATCGCGCGCGCCGTTGTGGAGAACGCTCAGTGGCGGGCCGCGTACGAGGCCATCGCCCCGGGCCTGGCCGCGTACCAGCGGGCCGCAATGGAGGCGTACGCGGTGGCGCGGCTGTCCTGA
- a CDS encoding ABC transporter permease — protein sequence MNALSKVVRAGVGRKRVQTLVMVLTTMMSVTACILATGLLVASQGPYQRSFADQHGAHLNVLYDPAKASPAQLAATAHTPGVTASAGPYPALTVQARAGQDTEIPPPGSLLPPMTLVGRAQDGPMDGLRITQGRWLAGPGEVVFLDGHSPLAIGDSMTFPDLPGHPTLKVVGLAASVSWSADGWIAPEQVPALTAPGTAPALQYLYRFAHAGTDAEVDADHAALTAAMPGGALARATSYRPAQAEANRTASTFVPFVTAFGVLGLAMSVLIIGVVVSGAVSAATRRIGILKSLGFTPAQVARAYVGQALIPAGIGTALGVLGGNLLSVPVLGMAHKALRGGLLGIPLWVDFAVPAVALAAVTATTLLPALRAGRLRTVEALAVGRTAPGARGTAARGEGACGGEARTGASGLVAGIRRLIDRLPVPRTLNLGLASPFNRPARSATTAAAVVLGTAGVTLCVGLTLSLSAFQDGLTAEHAGKVVVEAPIDGSVKPADHLDEAAVAKAINAGPGTRAWYSSVPTSVAVAGNTGRSEVIAFSGDASWSGYQMISGRWFQGPGEAVVGSAFLRANKVKVGDTITLTDHGHSTPVRISGEMLSPDDLVFVDRAALNELDSAVHTEAVGFHIDLAPGTDAKAYADALDAAVRPLGLTAEQGGTHLSIVMLAMNTLAGTLTLLLVAVAGLGVLNTVLLDTRERVHDLGVLKALGMSPRQTVGMVLASVCGSGLVAGLVGVPIGIVVHHWVMPAMAHAAGVGVPEADLAVFDPSVVGPLILGGLVLALLGALLPATWAARTRTVTALRTE from the coding sequence ATGAACGCGCTGAGCAAGGTGGTCCGGGCCGGGGTCGGCCGCAAGCGGGTGCAGACCCTGGTCATGGTGCTCACCACGATGATGTCCGTGACGGCGTGCATCCTCGCGACGGGGCTGCTGGTCGCCTCCCAGGGGCCCTACCAGAGATCCTTCGCCGACCAGCACGGCGCGCACCTCAACGTGCTGTACGACCCCGCCAAGGCGAGCCCCGCACAACTCGCCGCGACGGCCCACACGCCCGGCGTGACGGCGTCGGCGGGCCCCTACCCGGCGCTCACCGTCCAGGCGCGAGCCGGCCAGGACACCGAGATCCCGCCACCCGGCAGCCTGCTCCCACCGATGACGCTGGTCGGCCGCGCGCAGGACGGCCCGATGGACGGCCTGCGCATCACCCAGGGCCGCTGGTTGGCCGGCCCCGGCGAGGTGGTGTTCCTGGACGGCCACTCCCCGCTGGCCATCGGCGACAGCATGACGTTCCCGGACCTGCCCGGCCACCCGACGCTCAAGGTCGTCGGCCTCGCCGCCTCCGTCTCCTGGAGCGCGGACGGCTGGATCGCCCCCGAGCAGGTCCCCGCGCTCACCGCACCCGGCACGGCGCCCGCCCTCCAGTACCTCTACCGCTTCGCCCACGCCGGCACCGACGCCGAGGTGGACGCCGACCACGCCGCCCTCACCGCCGCGATGCCGGGCGGCGCGCTCGCCAGGGCCACCTCGTACCGGCCGGCCCAGGCGGAGGCCAACCGGACGGCCTCGACCTTCGTCCCGTTCGTGACGGCCTTCGGGGTGCTCGGGCTCGCCATGTCGGTGCTGATCATCGGCGTCGTGGTCAGCGGCGCCGTCAGCGCCGCCACGCGGCGGATCGGCATCCTCAAGTCGCTCGGTTTCACCCCGGCCCAGGTGGCGCGCGCCTACGTCGGCCAGGCGCTGATCCCCGCCGGGATCGGCACGGCGCTCGGCGTCCTCGGCGGCAACCTGCTGTCCGTGCCCGTCCTCGGAATGGCCCACAAGGCCCTGCGCGGCGGCCTGCTCGGCATCCCGCTCTGGGTGGACTTCGCCGTTCCGGCCGTCGCCCTGGCCGCAGTGACGGCCACTACGCTGCTGCCCGCCCTGCGCGCCGGGCGACTGCGTACGGTGGAGGCGCTCGCGGTCGGCCGGACGGCCCCGGGCGCCCGGGGCACAGCCGCCCGAGGCGAGGGAGCCTGCGGCGGTGAGGCCCGGACGGGAGCTTCGGGCCTCGTGGCCGGGATCCGGCGGCTGATCGACCGGCTGCCGGTGCCGCGCACTCTGAACCTCGGGCTGGCGAGCCCGTTCAACCGCCCGGCCCGCTCGGCTACCACGGCCGCCGCGGTGGTGCTCGGCACCGCCGGGGTCACCCTCTGCGTCGGCCTCACGCTCTCCCTCAGCGCCTTCCAGGACGGCCTGACGGCCGAGCATGCGGGCAAGGTCGTGGTCGAGGCCCCGATCGACGGCTCCGTGAAGCCCGCCGACCACCTGGACGAGGCGGCCGTGGCCAAGGCGATCAACGCCGGCCCCGGCACCCGGGCCTGGTACAGCAGCGTCCCGACGTCGGTCGCCGTGGCCGGGAACACCGGGCGCTCCGAGGTGATCGCCTTCTCCGGTGACGCCTCCTGGAGTGGCTACCAGATGATCTCCGGTCGCTGGTTCCAGGGCCCCGGCGAGGCGGTGGTCGGCTCGGCCTTCCTCCGCGCCAACAAGGTGAAGGTCGGCGACACCATCACCCTCACCGACCACGGGCACTCCACCCCGGTACGAATCAGCGGAGAGATGTTGTCCCCGGACGACCTGGTGTTCGTCGACCGGGCCGCGCTGAACGAGCTCGACTCGGCGGTCCACACCGAAGCGGTCGGGTTCCACATCGACCTCGCCCCGGGCACCGACGCGAAGGCGTACGCCGACGCGCTCGACGCCGCCGTCCGGCCGCTGGGCCTGACCGCCGAGCAGGGCGGGACGCACCTCAGCATCGTCATGCTGGCGATGAACACCCTCGCCGGGACGCTCACTCTGCTGCTGGTGGCCGTGGCAGGCCTCGGCGTCCTCAACACGGTGCTGCTGGACACCCGGGAGCGGGTGCACGACCTCGGGGTGCTCAAGGCGCTCGGGATGTCGCCCCGGCAGACGGTCGGGATGGTGCTCGCCTCGGTCTGCGGGAGCGGGCTGGTCGCAGGGCTGGTCGGGGTCCCGATCGGGATCGTGGTGCACCACTGGGTGATGCCGGCGATGGCGCACGCCGCCGGGGTCGGAGTGCCCGAGGCGGACCTGGCCGTGTTCGACCCGTCGGTGGTGGGGCCGCTCATACTCGGCGGCCTGGTGCTGGCGCTGCTCGGTGCCCTCCTGCCCGCCACCTGGGCGGCCCGCACTCGGACGGTCACGGCGCTGCGCACCGAGTGA